GTGTATTCAATTACTAGGgatataaagaacaaaaacagaAGTAGGCGAAGGAGAGAGGAAGGAGCAAAGGGGAGTGGACAGCAGGATTCAAAAGATAAAGAGAGACAAGAAGATGAAGTAAATTAAATTCAGAGTAACCCACCACGAAAAATGGCAAGCTTCATGGGAATTTACCAAATTTCAAAGTGAAGGGCATACTGGTGCAATTAATACTTTCAAGTGATATAACAGATTTAAGTACCCAACCCAACTCAAGTACAAACCAAAAACAGGTGCAATTACTCAACATATGCAGCCGATACTGCTTGGAATCTTGCCCAGGGTCTACAAATAATATGCATTTCTGCCAGGGTAACCAAAAAGTGTATGTATCTATAATGCTACCAATTTCTTTCTATTTGAGTTATCTTTTCATATGCATCCGCATACATTATTATTCAAGCTATATCGCACACAGCTCTCTAAAGTACCCTGCAGCTGTCTTTACACTACATCTTAAGGGGGcaagccaaaaagaaaaatatggacCAGCTCCCTCTCTGTGAGGTACAATAAATGAAATGGAAGTGTGGGTtaaaaaagatacaagaaaaaaGATATCAGAAGGCACTGAGTATCTGTATCAAAACGTAGATGAAGACTTACATGACTTGGAGGTATATGTTTTCCACTAAGAAGATCAAGCAAAAGAGTGCCAAAGCTATAGATTACACTTTCAGGTGTAACTCTTCCTACAGAAAAATATGAGGTGtaggaattattattatttaagacaACTTCAGAGCAAACAAGGTTCATGACATCAATAAGTATATAAAGATAAAGAAACCcaacaatttatttatatttacaacaTAACAAACTTGCGTATAAATAACaaccatttcatttcatatggTACGAAGCCCACCAAGCGCCTTCACCTTTGACCATAGGCAGTGGTATAAGAATGTAGGGATAAatgggctctctctctctctctctctctctctctctctctctctctctctctctctctctctctctctctctctctctctctctaagtttATGTGCATGTGTAAGTTATAACTCAAATGGCTAGTATAAGACTCCATCAAATTGGTAAATCAGGTTCATAACCAATTCATACTTAACCTATAGGCCAAATTATGAACAAAAAGGATTATCATGTTTACATATGTCTTTTGTGAGAGGGTAAGTACCGGTCCGCAAATACTCTGGAGGAGTAAATGCCAGGTTTGTACTGTAACTTTTCCCATCTCTACTGTTCTTCATCAAACCAAAACATGAAAGTCTCGGGTTGCCATCCTGagaaataatacaaataatgaaaatgataaatttcaaatccctacctaaaaataaaaataaatggacTGTGACTTATAAGATAAACAGATACTGACATCGTCAAACACAATTCTATAAGCATTCAGATCATGATAAAGAGCACGTCCTTTGCTTGTACAATATTCTAGAGCCTGCGCAAGATGCAAAGCCACCCTTAATCGCATTGCCCATTTCATAGGTTGTGTTTCCCCTGAATCATGTAATCAAATTTCAACAGTAAGTTCCAAAGAATTCACCTCCCCCAATGATTGAACTGAAAATGCaagcaaatgaaaaaaaatagcaCGCAGCCTAGAAACATAATCAGCTTTGATTACTTAGTTGGAAAAAGATCGTAGaaacataataaaattttacCACAAAgtcccaaaagaaataaaatgaagagacAGCTTTATAATTTCTTGAATTGAAACTGGACTTCAGGAGGACTAGTCCAGGAAAGTCACTCTACCTCTCTCTTGAGCTCCTTCATACAAACTTACTTATGATTATTGCTGTAACATGTGGTTTTGTcaatctatcaaaaaaaaaacatgtggtTTTGTCATGACTAGTTATAGGACAGCATTGAGATGTGACGGAGAAAAGGGCATTAGGGAGCACATGAAAATGCATTTCTCACGATCAAATCAATCTGTCAAAGGAAAATACCACAATCTCTCCTTGCCCGCCTGCCACCCGCTccccaaagaaggaaaaaaggcaAAAGGCCCATTCAATATCAACCACCCACTTactgttaaaaatatatatatatatatcaaccacCCACCATCAAGCCCATGGTTTTTTGACGAAGTCACACAAACCTACTATAGAGAGTAGAAAAGatacataattaattgttgaCAAATTGACAAAAGAGGTTATGCACCTTCATCTGTACAAGTAGTTGCAAAATAGAAtggaatatttattttaaatgtttaaattcTTATTGATAGTGGGTTTGGTTATTACTGGATCATAAAGGATTACATATAGAGGAGAGTTCATGCAACAACACCAAAGAAAAGTTTATTACTTACAATGAAATAAGTGCTTTGCTAATGTATCATTGGGCATATACTCTGCAACAAGTAACCTCTCATCACCTTCACAGCAACAACCAAGTAAATTTGCCAGTCTATGGTTCCGGAGCTGACCAACAGTCCTTGCTTCATCCTGAAGTAGTAAAACTCGAAGTTAAAGAGCTAACTATTGCAACAAAAGAAGAGTAGCATTGGCTCCGAATTATAAATCAAACTAAACATAAGTATACTCAAGATAATGAATAGAATGCTCGCAACAAACAAAATACCATAGACACAGCGAACTAGAGTTTTAACTGGACTGGTTAAACCATTGGGGCATGGGATTATCACTTCATTAGGTATTTCAAACCACTAAAAGAATGGAAATCAGGGTTTTACACTCAGATGACTTTGAATTTCCAGATTATGAGTTTCGTATAATTACAATCATACAAGACCAGCATAAGAAATgcaaaattacttttttttccataagtaattgaatatttataaaaagaaaaatgtaaaggacatagcccaagtacacaagacgtATACAAGATAAACAAGTCTTGTAAATTTGTTAAAATTCAAGGGGAAATAACGTATGCCCCAAACTGAAATATACCTATGCCCCAAACTGAAATATTCTTCTTAGATAAGTATGCCCCAAACCAAAATATTAAAGGTAGAGCATAATATGCAGTCCCTTCTtaatttttctgttctttttaaAGAAGTGCAAAATTGGGAAGTGAAAGAGAAACAGAAACAGTCCCATTAGAATTATTTTCTCAATattagcagtttttttttaggGAGATAGGAGGGTGGCTGAGCAGTTACAAACAATTTGATGTATCATATTACTACATACAACATTATCAAGAACCTGGTCAAGATCATCTCTGGGCAACCTCTTGTGAACTGTGAGTAAATACAATCGCCAAAAATGTCCCGTGGGATTAGTTGAGGTGCGCACAAGCTGGCCCGGACACTCacggatataaaaaaaaaaaaaatacaatcgcCAAAAAGAACACGGCCAAGGTTTCTGAACTGTACGCGAATTAGGACAATAGCTTTTCCCGCAAACAAGAATGATAATGCGTGGCTTTCAACAGGTAGTAACTTACCAAAAATTGCCGGGCATCCGGCCAAGCTGATCTATTAAATCGTTTGACAGCAACCCGCATTTGATTTTCAAGCTTCCCTTTGTAGACCACATTTGGAGCCTTTTCCCCATGTTCAGAAACTATATTCTCCACCGCAAACCCAGACGTGGCGTTTCTAAGCTGATCAATCGTGTATTCATTAAATGCGGGCAAACGACCAGCTTCATTATTCTCCTCATTTTCTGAAAGCAAACAGAACAATCACACACTGCTATTGCACCgttacaaaaaaatagaaagcatGTGAATTTGAATAAACACTTACCAACGTCGTGGGTTTCAGCAACTGGTCCGTTTTGTTCCGTAGCCCAACAACACGCCGAGAGCTTGGAACAGCCACAACCCATCCCAATTACAGAAATTAACTGCAAACACCAATTAACTCTTAAGGCCTCAACTCTTATCCAAAACCGTACACCTTAATGCCTCAAAGACGACATCCAGCTTGACACATAAGCTCAAACTTGATATTTCAAGATACCCACTCCAAATTCTGACTCAAGATTCATTTTAAAGctctcaaaaacttcaaatagaAACCAAATACCAATGCTAACAATGAGCTCAATATACAACAAGAACAGcaataatttcaaaacaaagaTTCGAGAGCGCCCAAGTCATACACAAGCAGTACAAGATTGATTATTCAACATTATAGCTGAAGAAAGAATACCCTTACCGCGATTGAAGTTGAAGTCAACTTAGTTTGACCTTAGCTTCACAGGATTCACAATCGCCAGCTGTAAACTCAGACCAACTCCAGCTCCGTGAAGCTGCCTTGTTGTTCGCATCAATCGCACCGACCCAGTACTCGAAAACAAAAACACTAAAACCAAGCGTGCGTCCTAGAGCCAATCAAAGAGGCACCTTTTAATCAAATCAAGGATCACAAAAAGCGGAAAAAGTACCATACGGAATAGTATAGAATCCCcaccaaaagaaaaatcaagatTGCAGCTTTGAGAACCCGAGAAAACCACCAAGCGATTCTTCGTCCTCGATTGGGTCAAAAGGAATGGAAAGCAAGCCcggatttttcattttttcttgctCTTTCCGCGTTTTAGCAAACATACATAAACAAACTGGTTTCGGGAAGTGGGAGTTTAAAGAGAGTCGGAGATCTTGGAGTCTATTTTTGGTGCTTTTCTGCTTTTGTGAATCAGAAATTTGAGAGCTTTGAGATTCGGATTGGAGTTGTACATATCactgaatataaaaatataataattctgTGAGTATGCGTTTGATGCGTGCGTGtgtctgtctctgtctctgtctgtGTCTGATTCTTGTGCTCACTGCTTAGTTTTCGGTTTTCCTATTTCCACCGACATGACCCCTccgtttttaattttttcacgcCTAAAGTCCCCCCGTTATTAATTACAACAataacaaattttttaattttttaatttttaaaaaattaaaaataagtaaatgactcaattatttttatcatatacaTAAATACCACTTATACACAGCCAtacttataagaaaaatgtacacaattaattattttataattttacattaatatttaattaaaaaattacttaaaatatctaaaataattatatctatATCATTTTTGTCGTTACAAATACACTTCTTATCTTCTGAATTTAACGTGAGCCAATTTGAAAGTAAAAAATACATCGAAAGTCAGAGAAAATGTACATCAATagtggacaaaaaaaaaaaaggaaaatatcgTCGTTACATCGTTTACATATTGATGTTACGTCGATTGACAGTAATCGTGGGCCTTGCAATGCGAATGCATTCAGTTTGATGCTATTAACGTTAGGAAGAAAAAGGCGAATGATTTTACACGGCGGAGAAACATGTCTCCTTcctacttttattttctttttataattttgaggcaactgtttttttttttttttttttaacatcattcTTATATAAATAGTGTTGGGCCTTTTTAGTGCAGAGCTTGGTTTTGTTTGTGCTCGGCCCTGCTATTGACCCGATTCAATAAAGGTTAATTGTGTCATAAAGAAGATTAGGGGTGTACAGTGTACAGGAATGCCTAAACAAGCCGGAAACCGATTAGACCGGCCGGTTGAATGGTAGGAATTGATGAAAACTGATATCGGCCAGTTCGGCGCAAGTTTGAACCTTTGGGGATAACTGGGCCTGACAGCTCCTTCAGACTACGCCCAGAGGCCCACGTGCAACCCACATGCTGACTGCCCCATAGTATTAAGGCCCATGGCCCACTCCCGGCCCAAGCTCATTCTTCACTTCATACGACACCCTTCAGTTTTCTAAACTCTCGCAGTACTCTTCACTTCGCTTCAACCCTAACTCCCCGTTGAGCCGCTGTGTGACATCTTGATCAGCGTAAAACGGTTTTTGTTTAATGGTCTGATACTCTGCCTGATCGGATGAGGTACGTGAAACCGTTGAGCTTGTTCCATGATCTGGTCAAGTCGAATGTGGAAACACAGGGTCGTTTGCTTGGTTTGGATGTGGGTGAAAAGTATGTAGGGCTAGCTGTTTCAGACCCTCGTAATAAAACTGCCTCACCTCTAAGGTATGATATTTCTTTTGCTTGCCGACACGACCATGAAACTGTGACTGAAAGAATCATTGGTAATTTTTCATATTGTGGTCTGGTTTATTTTCTATGTACCTGGGGTTAGTAAATTTCGAAGCTGCTACTTGTAATGACTTATGTTTAATTTTTCCATGCCCATTAAAATTTGAAgctttttgaattttaaagtcCCAATTTTCGTTACTGCTCCTTGGCACATTTGAGCTACCTGATATTAAATTTCCCATCCCTCTTCAGGGCTCCTCCGTTTTCATTGTTTTGTTAGATTTTTAGTTGAATATTTAGTTAAATCCcaagggttggctcaagtggtaaatgTATTGGGCTTGGGGTATGCTCTCCTAGGTCTAATGATCAAATTCCCTTAGGTACAAACAGTCTCTAGGACAGTTGGACTGAGTGTTTTCCCCTTGATTTATCTGAAATGCGCTTGCAAAAAACTCCTTTTCGAGAGCATGTGCACCCCCAAGATTAGTCAGATACACCCGtgtggattaaaaaaaaaaaaaaaaacttagttaCATTTTCTTTCATGTTATAAATGTCCTTTATCTTTGGTGCTGCAGTGTCTTGATAAGGAAACAATCAAATATTGATTTAATGATCAGTGACTTTCAGAGTCTGGTGAGTGccgtcttttatttcttttcatttttgtttttaagttgGACTTATGCCAGTATaaagttatattaaataatagtgtGTATAATCAAAAGGACTATGATTATTTAACTACTGTGGAATAACAAGTCGAATCTTCTTGTTATGATATCACGAGTAGTATTTTCTGTTGAACCTTTCTCTTACTGCTAGAAGCTCCCTATCTAGTTACCGTGGGTATTTATGTTGTGTGATGTTGAACTTTGAGCTGTCTTCAGTCCAGTGTCAGAATGATAACAGCTTCTTCTGTTCATACACAGATCTCTGAACTCTCTCTGGTGGGGTTTGTTGTTGGCGATACTTCCAACAAAATACAAGGCTATGGCAATGTGAGTTTTCATCTTGAGTCATAAAAAGGGATTCTTGTTCTTTACCtgattgcattttatttttccacttTGTTCAGACTGGGCAAGTGATGCTTTTCATTGATGATCTCTGCAAAACGGGGAAACTTGAATGCTTAAAGTACACTTATTGGGACGAGCGTTTTTCATCAAAGGTAGGTTCATATATCTATATTGGTTATTAGAGGAAGTTTCAGCTGCATAAATTTTGATATTCCTGATATGAGCATTGCTGTCTATATAGAGcacatgcttttaatcaatctATTGATAGCACCTAGACGGTACCTTGTGTCAATCCACTGGCATGATTATTACATGAGGATTTTAATTTTCCTTGCCGAACTGTTGGAGACGTAGTGATACCTGGGCAATACCCTCAGAGTTTGAAGAAGGATAAGTCAAAGAGTGTGATTTTAGATAGGAGCAGAAAAGAAGTCGTGCCTGATTCTGATTAGTTGATGGGGGATCCATAGCTGACCAAAATGTGATTGTGATCAAGGCTTCGGTGGACAGAGTTGATTATTATTTGACTGGCTATTGAAAACCCAGTCTTTGCCTATCTATTTGACTTGGCTTAGGTGGATAGAGTTgagtattatatgttaattaaactGCCAAACAAATTTGGAAAATTATTATGACACATATTCTGGATTTCACTTTTAGCTTAATGTCAAATAGTCTTAATTAAAGTTCATTTTACCATTTTCAGAGTGTGGACTTTCTGTTAAATCCTCTGGATTTGCATCCAGTTATGGCAAAGACAATAGTTGACAAGTTTGCAGCCGTTGGAATACTACAGGTAATGATCATTATTCTCAAATGCTTCATAAAAATCAATTGGTTCAGTATGTTCTATATATTTGACACACAAGTCATCGATGTAAAACACATGGGCTCCCTTCAATTCCTATATAAAGCACAATGGACTCATCTATAGGCTGTATTAATAGTCATTATAAATTACATATACATTCAAGATATGCCCTGGTAGGGTAGAgatttacaaattaatagtcATTGTAACTTGTAATCcacccgagagagctctttatCATGATGAAAGTTTTTCATATCTTGCTTTTAGAGGTTTCATCATTCAGAATTTTTATGATATTCCGAGGGTATTTAtgcaagtataaaaaaaaaaggtaataatCTGAAGTTAATTTAAGAAGATCAGTCGTTTATTTAAAATGTAGTGATGGCATCTACTTATATATGTTGGCGTTTTTGGTTGGGCAGGGGTACCTAGATTATTTTAACAGGCAGATGAAGTTGGAAGCGGCAGGGTAAGATGTTTCCAAATGGACATAATTTCGTGATCTTATGAATACTGCATGCATTCTTTACAAACTGGTAACTTATCGACCATCTAGTGTAGTGAAGATGGATACAAAACCGCCTGGATCATTCTAATCTTCTTTCACCCTTCGAATTCTTCTCAAATTTTGCTATTCAATTATACCATTTCATGTGCAGGTAtgggtatataaatatatatatatatatatatgtaaagtgagaaataattaaatgatataaaactttaaaattaaaattataaaaatatttaaaaataccaAGCTGAAAAAAAGCTTAGGGAGGGGATAATGGGAACATCTGTGCCGTGCAGTTTAGAATCGGG
This Carya illinoinensis cultivar Pawnee chromosome 11, C.illinoinensisPawnee_v1, whole genome shotgun sequence DNA region includes the following protein-coding sequences:
- the LOC122280361 gene encoding serine/threonine-protein kinase BSK7-like isoform X2 — protein: MGCGCSKLSACCWATEQNGPVAETHDVENEENNEAGRLPAFNEYTIDQLRNATSGFAVENIVSEHGEKAPNVVYKGKLENQMRVAVKRFNRSAWPDARQFLDEARTVGQLRNHRLANLLGCCCEGDERLLVAEYMPNDTLAKHLFHWETQPMKWAMRLRVALHLAQALEYCTSKGRALYHDLNAYRIVFDDDGNPRLSCFGLMKNSRDGKSYSTNLAFTPPEYLRTGRVTPESVIYSFGTLLLDLLSGKHIPPSHALDLIRDRNVQMLTDSCLEGQFSNDEGTELVRLASRCLQYEPRERPNSTSLVTALIPLQKDTEVPAHVLMGIPHGAEPLPLSPLGEACLRMDLTAIHEILEKIGYKDDEGATTEVQETLNSKKKGDAAFRHKDLRAAIECYTQFINVGTILSPTVFARRGLCYLMSDMPEEALNDALQAQVISPVWHIASYLQAAALSALGRENEAQIALKEGFVLENQRNVTA
- the LOC122280407 gene encoding putative pre-16S rRNA nuclease, whose amino-acid sequence is MRYVKPLSLFHDLVKSNVETQGRLLGLDVGEKYVGLAVSDPRNKTASPLSVLIRKQSNIDLMISDFQSLISELSLVGFVVGDTSNKIQGYGNTGQVMLFIDDLCKTGKLECLKYTYWDERFSSKSVDFLLNPLDLHPVMAKTIVDKFAAVGILQGYLDYFNRQMKLEAAG
- the LOC122280361 gene encoding serine/threonine-protein kinase BSK7-like isoform X1, which codes for MGCGCSKLSACCWATEQNGPVAETHDVENEENNEAGRLPAFNEYTIDQLRNATSGFAVENIVSEHGEKAPNVVYKGKLENQMRVAVKRFNRSAWPDARQFLDEARTVGQLRNHRLANLLGCCCEGDERLLVAEYMPNDTLAKHLFHWETQPMKWAMRLRVALHLAQALEYCTSKGRALYHDLNAYRIVFDDDGNPRLSCFGLMKNSRDGKSYSTNLAFTPPEYLRTGRVTPESVIYSFGTLLLDLLSGKHIPPSHALDLIRDRNVQMLTDSCLEGQFSNDEGTELVRLASRCLQYEPRERPNSTSLVTALIPLQKDTEVPAHVLMGIPHGAEPLPLSPLGEACLRMDLTAIHEILEKIGYKDDEGATTELSFQMWTNQVQETLNSKKKGDAAFRHKDLRAAIECYTQFINVGTILSPTVFARRGLCYLMSDMPEEALNDALQAQVISPVWHIASYLQAAALSALGRENEAQIALKEGFVLENQRNVTA